The Mus caroli chromosome 15, CAROLI_EIJ_v1.1, whole genome shotgun sequence DNA segment CACCGCTGGTGGACAGGCGGGGCACCCCGCGGGTCTGGTTAACACTCAGCACACTGTCCCTGGGCTTGGTGTGTGGACTGCTGGCTGTGTTGCCTCCTCCGCAAGCTGGCCAAACAGGGCTACCTACCACCGTGATGgggctgctactgctgctgaaTCTGGGTGCAGCGGTGCAGGATGTGGCTCTGGACACACTCGCTGTGCAACTCCTAGAGCCAAAGGAGTTGGGACCTGGGAACACTGTACAGGTGGTCGCTTACAAGCTGGGATCAGCACTGGCTGGGGGTGGACTGTTGGTCCTCTTCCCGGCTCTCTCTTGGCCACTGCTCTTTTTGCTCCTAGCTGCCACCTACTGGCTGGCTGCTGCCTTAGCCTGGGTTGCACCAGCCTTGGGAAGGCTGCCATGGCCTCAGGCCTCAGAGCATACACTCCACAGCTCCTATCTTCTACAAGATTTGCTGGCTGTGCCTGGGACCCTCTGGACAGCGGGCTTTGTGCTCACCTACAAGCTGGGTGAGTGAGGCCTGCAGTTAGGTACCATCGAGCTTGGAGCCCTGACTCCATGTTGGTGCCTAGGGCCCTGAAACCCACTTAGGGGACTGCCCTATGTTAGAATACCAGCCCAGAGCTCTGTAGTTCAGTTTTGTCTCACCTCTTAACTTCCCTCAGCTCCAGCCAATGCCCAGTCCTTTCTCTTCTAACATCTGGGGCCCATGAAAATGAAGGGGACCAGGGGCCTGACTGGTTGGAGTACTGAGGCTCCTGGAAGAAAGACTGGGGCCATCCTTGCTTCCGGTGTCCTGTAGGTGAGCAGGGTGCTGGCAGCCTGTTTCCACTTCTCCTGCTGGACCATGGTGCTTCTGCCTCAGACTTGGGGCTATGGAGTGGCTTGGGTGCTGtgacctgctccattgctggcTCTTCCTTGGGTGGGGCTCTACTGGCCAGGCACTGGTAAGCACTCCCCAACCCTAGCCTGACCCTCAATTCCACTGGTGTCCCAGGTGATCTTACCATAGCATCTCTCAATTCCCACCCCAGGCAGCCACTAAAGCTGTTGAAGACAGTGCTGCAGCTCCGCCTTGGGGGTTTGGCCTGCCAGACTGCTCTGCTCTTCCACCTCAACACCCCAGGGGCCAGCGTGGACCCTGGCACAGTCATGAGAGGTAAGAGGTTAACCTTGAGGacgttggggggtggggggcaggaacCTGGGCTCCCACTGacctttctttgttcttccagGGGCAGCTTTGCTGAGCCTATGTCTACAACAGTTTTTGGGGGGTGTGGTTACCACTGCCACATTCACTGTGATGATGCACTGTAGCCAGCTGGCACCCAGAGCCCTGCAGGTAAGAGGGAAGGGTAGGGATGCCCAGGGTCTGCAGGGGTAGAGTCACTCGGCCCTGATCTGCATTACCATTCCTAGGCTACACATTACAGCTTCCTGGCCACTCTGGAACTGTTGGGCAAGCTGCTCCCAGGTACCCTAGCCGGCGTGCTGGCTGACAGCCTGGGCCCACATCTCTGCTTTGCTGTCTTCCTTGTACTCTCAGCCCTGCCTGTTCTGGATCTCCTCCTGGCACCCAGTAACCTGACCTGAGCTGGACATTGGTTAGGGCTGTCTATAAAGCCAATAAAGCTATGTATGTCCTGGATGTCTGGGACACAGGGAAATGCAGCTCTCCTCAAACTGAAGGCTATGTTGCCAGAAAGCACATAAAATTACTGAATGCTTTTTATTCTGCAGTTTGGATCTTCTTATCCCCTTCCTGCAGCCAAAAGGTTTTGCCTGACAGTCAGTGATGGCCACATCATTGCCTTGGTGAGCCTGACACCCTTGGAGTAGTGGCCACAGTGTGGCTTGCCTCATGCCTCAATCATGTGGCACCCTCCCATGTAAGGTGGTCATCGGCCTCTCAGCAGGAGCTCTTCTGTAGCTAGGTGCATCAGGGCATCAAAGTCCAGGTGTAGGTACTTCCTCCAGAAGCGCCGGTCCAGCCCATACACCTGGGCTGGGTAGCATGGACTCGCTAGGGTGGAGCAGAAACACAGGCCTGAGGACTCAGCTGGCTCTAATGCCCATCCCCCGCTGACAGCAGGCAACCCCGTGGCCCTCACCAATGCCATGGAAGATGCGGGCCACAGCCCTTCCTGAAAACCTTTCTTCCGGCCTCAGGGACAGGAGCTGGCGGATATCCCGGCGTATTTGGTCCTCCCAGTCCTGAAGCTGTGGGAGGATAGCATGTGACCTCATCTGAGCCACCATAGCTTCTGTCATGTAAAATCACACCCGGAGCAGCCAAGAAAACCTTGAGCCAAGCAGGGATTGGACTGTGGGGTCAGGGTTGAATGGGGCCATGTCACTGTCCCAAGCTTTAAGAACTGTCCTCAGAGGTGTGGCACTTACCTGGGTCTGCCCAGGTTTTGGACCCTGAGTGTCCGTCAtagtttcttcctcctcctcctcttcctcctcaaagTAGTAGCTGACCAGGGTCTTCACCTGATTGCTGTGCTCCTCATTAGACTGCTCTAAACAGGGTCCACAACTGGGAAAGGCCACACTGGGGACAGGACAGACCTGTCAAGAGTTGCCCATGGGGTCAGAGCGGGTGGCCTAGGCCCTGCCTACCTCTTTCCCACCTTCGAAAGGCCTTGGACATTTGGTGTAGGTGGGCCAGGGCCTTGTGTTCACGAGCCTGCACACGGTTGTATAGAAAGTCACAGATCTGGTCCTTTTCCTCATCTGTCAGGTCCCCGCGACTGTGCAGGTGAAAGGCCAACTCGCTGAACTTCACAAGCACTCCGGTGCCCTGTGCTGCGCCTGTCAGAGAGTGTGTGGGTTAGAGGGGAACAGCTAgctagcccagcccagcctggggTAGTGGTGGGCATACGTACCTTTCTTCGGCTCTGGGTCCCACTTCAGCTGGTGGAGAGCTTGCCGTACAGAGGCCAACTTCCAGCCCATCGAGTCTGCCAGCTCCACCACACCAAACTCTAaggagctcctgccctgactggTGTCTTTAGGTGGCCACTTGGCCTGGCATGCAGCCAAAGGAGGACACCTGTGCCCAAGGAACAAAGGAGTTTATGGCCAGCAGCTCTTATTCTTTATCTTTATCCTCACTCTGAGGTGAGATGTGCTTACCTGTGGGCCAGAGCTTGTAGCTGGGCACTGCCGCCAGGGCAATGCAGATGGCACTGGGCGTAGGTCCAGGGCAGCAGCTCCAACCAGTGCCGAGGGTGTAGTTCCAAATAGCACAGCAGAGTCTCAATagctagaggcagagaaaggctcaGGAGATGTGGCACCAGCCTCTCCCTGTAACCCAAATCCTGCTTGGCTCCTTACCCTCCTCTGTCATGTCCAGAGCCTGTACTGTAGACTGCACTGGGAGTGCCCGCTCATGGCCCAGGCAGGCCTGGCCCAGTACAGGGTATGTTTGTTGGCCACTGTGCTCTTTGACTTCCTCAGGTGGGGACTTGGACACAGGCCTCTGGCTGCAGGTGCAGGGTGGGAACACACGCTGCACCAACCTCTTCACAGCTAGGAAGTCAGTGCTGTCAGCGTGGGCATGTCTGCGCAGTTCCCAAAGGTCTTCACCCTGCATTGGGACAGTCATACGCACAGAGCTACTACACTTAGGCCCAGAGCGGCAGCTGACAGGAAGACAAGATAGCAGCTAGGGCTGAAGTGGCCTAGGAATAGTGGAACCCCTGGGTCCGTCCTGGTCTGGGAGATGGGGCTGCCGACCTGGGGGTGCATGAATAGGTGGCAATGGGCAGGCTTCCCATCACGTCCTGCACGGCCGATAGCTTGCACGTAGCTCTCGAAGCTTGGAGGCAGTCCCAGGTGCAGCACAGCCCGAACATCTGGACGGTCCAGTCCCATCCCAAATGCCACCGTGGCCACTACCATGCGCAGGTGGCCCCGCATGAAGGCCTGTTGTACTCGCCGCCGTTCCTGGCTGCACATGCCAGCATGGTAGGCTTCAGCTATCGCCTCGGGGCCACAGCCTGTAGAGAAGGTGTGTGAGTGACTGATGAGACCACAGCAGGCACGCAGAGGAAAGGGTCCCTGGGTGCCAAACCCTGCATGTGCCTACCTCTTGGCCTTGAGTCGCCCACCATGGACAGGCAGGTGCGGAGGAGTGCAGCCACCCGTTCTGTATCCTTTCGCCGAGTGCAGTAAATGATAACTGAATCCAGGGTACGAAAACGGTCCCCTTGCAGCAATGTCACCAGAGCCTGTCAACGAGGAACGATTAACATGGCAGCTTGTGGGCTTCGGACAGGTTCCCTGGTATGTACGTACATACCTGGTCTAAGTCTCTATCCATGGACACGGAGAGGTGCAGATTGGCAGGGATGTTGGTTGACCCGCTGAGCTCAAACTCGCCAGCTATGCCGAGGTGCTGGGCCACATCTCGAGCAGTGCTtcgtgtggctgtggctgtgagaCCCAAGAAGCAGCGCACCCCCATATGCTCCCGGAGAACCTGAACCAGGGACAGTGCTCAACCACTCAGCCCACCCGGGTCCCAGTCCGCCTCCAGCCGGACCCCAGACAAAAGCTCACTTTGCAAACACGTAGGTAGCAGGGCCGGAAGTTATGTGACCACTGAGAGAGGCAGTGGACCTCGTCAATGCAGGCGAAGGCAATTGGAGGCAACTGAGCGGCCTGGGGGAGGCTGCCGGGACCCCTAGCCCCGCACCCCACCAAGGCCTCTGGGGACACAATCAGCACGTGCACCTGGGCTGCCCGTACCTGCAGGGAAGAAGGAGGCTCACAGGCACTGTGTAGACGGATGCCCACTACCCCCCATCCATGGAGGCCCCCCCTGACCTTCTTCAAGACAGATTCTCGTTGTTTCTTGGTCATTCCTGAGTGGAGGCAGGCTGCCTTCAGACATGAAGGCAGATCGGACACCTATAGATACAATGCTGTCGCAGCCCAACACAACCTAATCTCTTCCCCCCTAAATTCTCTCAGATACTTAGCCCCCTTGAAACAAATGCATCTGACACTGGGTTCTGAGAGAAAAGGCAGAGGCGAGGAACGATATGGAGAACATTGAGCATTAGGCTGTGTCACCCTTAGGAAGAGGTCAGCTGGCGTGTTTAAGGAACTAGACGCACCTTAGGGTATCAGAGCTATCAGTTTTCAGACTTTCCAGGTCCCGAGCACCTGTCTGTATACCTGGTCATCCATGAGTGACAGGAGAGGCGAGACCACGAGTGTGAGGCAGGGGCTTCGCTGGGCATAGAGTAATGCAGGAAGCTGGTAGCACAGAGACTTCCCAGCACCCGTGGGCAACACTAACAGAGTGGAGATGCCTGGGTAGGACAAGAGGCAGTTATGAGGCTCAGTTGGCTAGACACAGCCTGGCGCAGTTCCTAGGCAGCCACACCTACCAGAAAGAATCCGCATGATTGCACGCTCTTGCCCAGGGCGGAAGGCTCGGTATCCTAGCCGCTCTAGGGCCTGGAATACTTCAGCAGGGGTTTCTGTGGACACAAGTTAcactggtttgaatgagaatttcaTATGTTTGCCTAACAAGTCCCCACTTggtgaactgtttgggaaggatgaggaggtgtgttTGTTAGATGAACTGTGTCcctaggagtgggctttgaggtttcataagcCCAGACCAGGTCCAGTATGTCTCTGCCAGGATGAAAAGgcctcagctacttctccagcactatgcctaCCTTCCTACTTCTCACagtgatgataatagactaagctACTGAAACGGTAAGCAAGAGCtaattaaaggctttcttttataagagttttgGTGGTTGCCAGGgcagtgatggctcacacctttaaaccctgcacttgggaggcagatgcaggcagatgtctgtgagtttgaagccagcctggtctataaagtaaatcccaggtagccagggctacacagagaaaccctgtctcaaaaacctgaCAAtcaaaaagagttgccttggtcatggtNNNNNNNNNNNNNNNNNNNNNNNNNNNNNNNNNNNNNNNNNNNNNNNNNNNNNNNNNNNNNNNNNNNNNNNNNNNNNNNNNNNNNNNNNNNNNNNNNNNNNNNNNNNNNNggctggcctcgaactcagaaatccgcctgcctctgcctcccgagtgctgggattaaaggcgtgcgccaccacgcccggctaggtcatggtgtctcttcacagcaacagaacagcaaCTACGATGTGTTGATAGAGAGTCTGGACCATTAAGTTTCACTCACCTGCTACTTGTCCCAAAGGTCCTGGTGGGTAGAGGGGTGACATTGGGGTGGGGCAATGAGGCACCTGTAGCTCTGGTGCAGCAGGCTCTGTTTCCTCACCTGCTTAGATAGGCAAGAGAGGGTGATGTGGAAGCACCAGCAGAGACAGTGACCATCCTGGCGTGATGGCCGCAGGTCACATCACCCATTCCCCCTCACTCACCAGTGTGGTGACAGGAAGCAGTGCCTGTCCTCTGTGCTACTTCCTTCAAGGTGGAAATGGGCTGTTTGTCATCCCTGTCACCTTCCTCTTGGCCGGTCGGGGTGGGGCCTGGACCAGGGTCAAGGGCTGCTGGAGCCTTTTATTTGTGTAAGTGATCCCCTAGCACCCACAGTGGGTAAATGACCCAATACTTAAGGGAGAGGCTTACCTGGTTGGGAACACTGGGATGCCCAGTGACCAAACTGCCCACACCGGAAACAAGTGTCCTTGTCTTTGGCCCTGGGTCCACTTCCCCCAAACGcagcttgtttcttcttccactttTGCTTCCATACCTGGGGAAGGGCCACATATGGAAGAACCATTCAGGAgtagaggggaggagaggagaggctggccTGTTCCATTCAGCACATCTCACCTGCTTACGGAGAAGCCTGCCCCGATTGGCCCCAACTCGTACAAAGCATTTGTTTTTCATGTTGAGTCGAATATAGTTCCCTCTGTCTAGAGAAGCTGGTCGAGGAGAGGTATGGAGGTGGGTTGCGCCCTTAGCCTTCTCTGTCCTGGCCTGATTTGAGGAGTTGCATGGCTGAGGTACATTCACTTGTGTGGGTTCTCCTGGAGGCTCTTGCCCATGTGCTGTAGCCCCAGCTCCCTCAGACAGGGGCTCTGCTTGGCTGCTGGGCTGGGCTTGTGCAAAGTCCTCCCCCTTCTCATTCCACTTCCGCTTCCTGCCTTTACTGTTGATGGAGTTGGGGCTCTGTGACAAAACTTGGGCTGGCTGTTGGGCTATGGCCTCTGGGCTCTGTGCAGATACTTCTGACTGGATGTTAGGATCAGCAACGTTCACCTTGCCTGACATCTGAGGCTGTGATTGCTCTGCACTCAGGTCAAGCCCACAAGCACCCGGAACCTCTAGAAGATCTGAAACTCTGTTGTGACACCTCTCTAACCAACCAGGGTCTAGGGAAGTCAACCTCCGGCTCAGGGATGACCGTAGCTGCTGGAGCTGGCCCAGCCTTGGCCGGGGCTCAGGAACCCGAGGAAGTGCATCGTTAGCTTCGTCTGGACAGGCGGATTCAGTCTTTGAGCCTGGTGGCCTTGGCGTGGGAACTGTGGACAAGGATCTCTTCTGAGGCTGGAGTTTTCTGCTCAGGGTTGGTCCAGTCTAGAAAGACAGAACAGCAAattggaactcaggacctgggTTACTGCACAAGTTTGGGACAGACAGTAAGCCGAGAGTGGAGATGCCTAAGCACCGTTAGGAACCtagccccagtgtgtgtgtgtgtgtgtgtgtgtgtgtatgctataaGGAAGGGTGGACATAGAAGGACCCTGGCAAACCACCCAAGGGCCAAAGGCAGTTCTGGGTTCACCTCCACGTCCTACCTGTGGCGTGTTTTTCAGGTTGGCTTTGAGCCTCTTCCCATAGTCTTGTACAGAACTCAGTAGGCTCTGTTTTGGCATAGACTGCGTATTCTGCGTTGCAGCTCGACTCAGGTGGGGACCCCAGCAGCTTGGCTCCTGTACCTGCAGTAGATAGTAGCGACCTAGACCAGTTTAAAAGATGGCATGGGCACAGAAGTGCCTCTAAAGCTTCCCCTAACCCCCATGGGAGGACCTGGCCACCCAACTTCTGTGCTCCATGGAGGCACGGCTGCAAAATGCTCTTGCTTCCTGCCCTTTGACCACAGACCGCTGACAGCGTGAGTGGAATTCGGTGATACCTCCTCAGCTGCCTCGGCAAGTGATTGCTCTAGGACGCGATGTCTGTCGTCAGCCTGACGCACCGCCTGCTTTAGGTTACGGTACTCACGGTAGAGCGCTGGGAAGGCAGAAGTCGGCGGTCAGGGGCACACCCACTAACATTCGCCCGGTCCCTGGTCCACCAGCCCAGCGCTCACCGCGGGTCTCTTCAGGTGCCGCCTCCACATCCCCCTAGGAGAGAAGCTTGTCAGCAACAGGCTGCGAAAGGATCCCCCACTTTCCGCCCCTGTCCGGACCCTAACTCCACCTCACCTTCGCTGGCCGTCGCCCGTGCAGCCGTACAAAAGCGCGTTCCCACTCCTGTAGCCGCGCGCGAACGGTCGCGAGCCGCTCCATGGCAGCCCGAACGTGAGTTTAGGAGAAATCTCCCGCCGCCACCGTAAAGTCCTGTCCTTAGCCAATGAGAGCGGCCGTTGGGAGGTGCAGCAGACGCTCTGAGCCCCGGGGGAGGGGGCGGGCCTGTGAGCTGTTGCGTCATCACAGTGCGCCCGGCGCTGCGCAGCGCTGGGCGAGGCTTGCTGGGCGAGGCTTGCTGGGCGAGGCTTGCTGGGCGAGGAAGGGTTGCAGGCCTTGGTAGTCGGGGAGGCGGATGAGCGGGGGCCGCGGGGCTGGGATTCGAGCCGAGCTGAGAGTCAAGCAGCCGTTAGTGGTCAGGGCACTTGGACGGCAGGTTCGACGGGGACTGGCGCTTGAAGACCACGGCTGAGGCGGATTCTCGGGAGGTGCTGCCGGCGCGCGGGGATGGGCCGCAAGCGCAGAGAGACCTAGGGGCGGGCGAGACCGGTCTTGGCCTGTGGCTCCAGGCTCGCCCGGGTCAGTTGAAGTTCCGggctttttgttttctccaaagaTCCGAGCGTGCGCGTCTGTATGAAGCACCGCAGAGACCGCTGTGTCCTGTGTGCAGTAGCATCACCCAGAAGCAATCCTTGCTTGGAGGCCAGGCGGGCTGCCACCGATTGCTCTTATGACAGGTGCTTGGTTGGCTTGTCCTGTCAGTTAGGCAGTCCTATTATCTTAAGCTAGAGCCAGATCAAGGACAGTCACCTGGGGTTCCTCAGGGATGCGTGCCTTAAGGACTCGTAGATATTAGAAGCAAGCAAACCCTGGGTTGCATCAGTCTTTCTGGTCCCCAGTCTTGTCCCTTGCTGCGGCTTTGCGTAAGGTCTAGGCCCTGGTTTTCCATTCTGTTGTAGGCTGAGGACTGTAGCGTAGTTCTGAGGGTAAGGTGTTttgcccataggaagtggcagtCCTATTATCTTAAGCTAGAATCATTCAGGCTCAGGGTCTTTTGTATGCGGCTTTCTCGGCTGGAACGCTTTAGCAGTTTTGGCTTGGTTCTTTGTGGATCTCGTGAATTTAAGACCATTTAAGAATGGTTTCTCAGTGAAGAGGAGGTACCCGAATAGAAGACAAGGACCACAGAGGGTGAGAGTTTCTCTTCCTCAGGGATTTCTCTGCCTAGTTATACCCTAGAAAACCGCTATCTCTGGAGTTCGAACTCAGGGCCTTGGTCTCACACCATCTGTTCACAggatcctttaaaaaaacaaaaaacccagagccACACTCACTAAGCTGTGTTAGACGTCTTTAAATCCAAAGGCACATCTACGTGGAGGGTCAGGATGTTAGGCTCTGGAGGAATTCTCTGTTGTCAGTCTGATGGGAAGAGAGGTCTGGGATTTACGtcactttagaaaatatttactttcccTAGTTGTAGGTAaatacaccatgtgcatgcagaagccctcgggtcaaaagagggcatctgcACCAGTTACATGTGGCTGTGACATACCGTGTTGGTTCTGGAAACCAGACTGGGGTCTTTTGCAAGATCGGTAaatgctcataactgctgaaccatttctccaccccaccatcccacccccattttacaaacaaacatgcaaatcTACTAGAACTCAGTAGTGGGCTAGCCAGCCAGTAAGGTTCAGGGAGTCTTTTGCTGACTGCAGTGCTGGCTACAGAGCTGTGTCACCTGTATCCTGCTTTTACATAGGTTCTGTGGTCTGAATCAGGTCATCATGTTCAGCAAGCACTATACAAAAAGGCATCTCCCagccccctctcttcttctcttttctttctttcccttttttttttttgctaggaTGTTACTGTGTAAGGATAAACAGACTATAAATAGACTAGGTGGGCCTCGGACTcatagatctacctgcctcttgcCTTCCTCTGTGCTGGAATTGAAAGTGTACATCTCCATGCCTAGCCCTTACTATACTTCTGAGGAAGGATTTCTGAGTCATTGTCATTTGGGAGACCTAAAGTATCAGTGTTGGGCCCTGCAGAGCATGAGCTATTGTTTTAACAGACAGGTCATTGACACTGCTGCACTATGTATGTTCTGCTCAACACTTTGTTTCCCCTATGTCTCCTGTCCACTCTGCACAGTGCTAAGTGCTTCCTAGGAATTGTTCCTGCCAAGTGTGATGGCACAGCATGTAATCCCagaaggggcaggaggattgctacaaattcaagacaagcctgggctatacagtgagacattgtctcaagcCAAACCTAGAAACTTATCTTTTGTGCATTTCTCCTCCATTAACTACCAACTCCAAGATACCTTGGTGGGCTTTGCACCACTGATAACTTGGGGAGGGTGTGGCCTGCTACTGGCCCAGAGTTTGTCTAATTAAGACTCCCCCTCCTGCAGGTGGCTGTCTGCCCAGTCCAGCACCATGCACACACTTGTGTTCCTCAGCACGCGTCAGGTCCTTCAGTGCCAGCCAGCTGCATGCCAGGCCCTGCCCCTGCTGCCCCGGGAActcttccctctgctcttcaAGGTGGCCTTCATGGACAAGAAGACGCTCGTGCTGCGTGAGCTGGTGCACACGTGGCCCTTTCCCCTGCTCAGCTTCCAGCAGCTTCTGCAGGAGTGTGCCCACTGCAGTCGAGCCCTGCTGCAGGAGCGGCTCAGCACAGAAAGCATGCAGGCTGTGATCCTGGGGCTGACGGCTCGGATTCACACTCAAGAAACAGAGGCTGGCACGCAGCCCTTGTGCAGGTATGCATTTATCTAGGGGGCCCATAGGCTAGAGGTACAAGGAAGATCCCCTGAGTTGGTTCTAGGCTGTGGTTCTGAGATCAGAAAGAGCTCCCTCCGTATGGGGATATCTGTTGCTTCTGTACAAAGTAGCTGGGAGGGATGCTGGCCTTTCTCCCTtactccctgcctctgcccatcCCTGCTCCCAGGAAGCATGCATTGCGGGTTCTGGACATGACGGGTCTCCTGGATGATGGTGTGGAGCAGGATCCTGAAACCATGAGCATGTGGGACTGTACAGCCGCTGTAGCCAGAACGTGCATTGCCCAGCAGCAGGGTGGGACTGCCGAGCCAGGGCTGTCACCAGTCCCCGTGGAAATCCGAGTAGACCTTCGGGTAAACCGGGCCTCATACACATTCCTTCGTGAGGCCCTCCAAAGCAGTGTGGCCAGCCCGCTGCGGCTGTGCTGCCGGGACCTGCGGGCTGAGGATCTACCCATGCGTAACACTGTGGCCCTGCTACAGCT contains these protein-coding regions:
- the Mfsd3 gene encoding major facilitator superfamily domain-containing protein 3 — translated: MHGKLLPLAGLYLVQGLPYGLQSSLLPILLRARGLSLTRVGLTKGLYAPWLLKLAWAPLVDRRGTPRVWLTLSTLSLGLVCGLLAVLPPPQAGQTGLPTTVMGLLLLLNLGAAVQDVALDTLAVQLLEPKELGPGNTVQVVAYKLGSALAGGGLLVLFPALSWPLLFLLLAATYWLAAALAWVAPALGRLPWPQASEHTLHSSYLLQDLLAVPGTLWTAGFVLTYKLGEQGAGSLFPLLLLDHGASASDLGLWSGLGAVTCSIAGSSLGGALLARHWQPLKLLKTVLQLRLGGLACQTALLFHLNTPGASVDPGTVMRGAALLSLCLQQFLGGVVTTATFTVMMHCSQLAPRALQATHYSFLATLELLGKLLPGTLAGVLADSLGPHLCFAVFLVLSALPVLDLLLAPSNLT
- the Recql4 gene encoding ATP-dependent DNA helicase Q4, which produces MERLATVRARLQEWERAFVRLHGRRPAKGDVEAAPEETRALYREYRNLKQAVRQADDRHRVLEQSLAEAAEEVQEPSCWGPHLSRAATQNTQSMPKQSLLSSVQDYGKRLKANLKNTPQTGPTLSRKLQPQKRSLSTVPTPRPPGSKTESACPDEANDALPRVPEPRPRLGQLQQLRSSLSRRLTSLDPGWLERCHNRVSDLLEVPGACGLDLSAEQSQPQMSGKVNVADPNIQSEVSAQSPEAIAQQPAQVLSQSPNSINSKGRKRKWNEKGEDFAQAQPSSQAEPLSEGAGATAHGQEPPGEPTQVNVPQPCNSSNQARTEKAKGATHLHTSPRPASLDRGNYIRLNMKNKCFVRVGANRGRLLRKQVWKQKWKKKQAAFGGSGPRAKDKDTCFRCGQFGHWASQCSQPGPTPTGQEEGDRDDKQPISTLKEVAQRTGTASCHHTGEETEPAAPELQVPHCPTPMSPLYPPGPLGQVAETPAEVFQALERLGYRAFRPGQERAIMRILSGISTLLVLPTGAGKSLCYQLPALLYAQRSPCLTLVVSPLLSLMDDQVSDLPSCLKAACLHSGMTKKQRESVLKKVRAAQVHVLIVSPEALVGCGARGPGSLPQAAQLPPIAFACIDEVHCLSQWSHNFRPCYLRVCKVLREHMGVRCFLGLTATATRSTARDVAQHLGIAGEFELSGSTNIPANLHLSVSMDRDLDQALVTLLQGDRFRTLDSVIIYCTRRKDTERVAALLRTCLSMVGDSRPRGCGPEAIAEAYHAGMCSQERRRVQQAFMRGHLRMVVATVAFGMGLDRPDVRAVLHLGLPPSFESYVQAIGRAGRDGKPAHCHLFMHPQGEDLWELRRHAHADSTDFLAVKRLVQRVFPPCTCSQRPVSKSPPEEVKEHSGQQTYPVLGQACLGHERALPVQSTVQALDMTEEAIETLLCYLELHPRHWLELLPWTYAQCHLHCPGGSAQLQALAHRCPPLAACQAKWPPKDTSQGRSSLEFGVVELADSMGWKLASVRQALHQLKWDPEPKKGAAQGTGVLVKFSELAFHLHSRGDLTDEEKDQICDFLYNRVQAREHKALAHLHQMSKAFRSVAFPSCGPCLEQSNEEHSNQVKTLVSYYFEEEEEEEEETMTDTQGPKPGQTQLQDWEDQIRRDIRQLLSLRPEERFSGRAVARIFHGIASPCYPAQVYGLDRRFWRKYLHLDFDALMHLATEELLLRGR